The Branchiostoma floridae strain S238N-H82 chromosome 6, Bfl_VNyyK, whole genome shotgun sequence genomic interval CGTCTCAGCGATGTAGTTCAAGCTTGCATAGAGGTAACGCTATCTACTTATAAAATATCAACATCATAATAAAGTACAGCAAGTTCGAAAACTACAAGAAAGTGTCGGCTGTAGCTACAGCCGACTCCAACGCTGAATTTCCTTTCAATTCTGTTGGCTTAATTGCCGTAGACACGATTGTCAGTCACGCTATATATATCACACTATATATAATCATTCATTCTTACTCGCCAAGTGAGGAAGCTAGCTCAGCTTGCCTCTCGTATACACTACACTAATGATTGTCCTTACGATTCAATATCTACAAAAAGCACACTTTTGGTTACTCTCATTTGATTTGTCTCCAAGAGTGCTTTCAAGTGGGATATGGTCTGACATCAATGGCTTTGAAGAAatattgtttgtctgttttgtttgtatatgACATAACACAATAAATTTGTAACACTATGGTTGCCTACAGTGCTGGGACCAGCTCCAAAGGCGCCAGTTCCACAGGCTGACTCCCCAAGAGTTGTCTGTTCTTCTCCAGTAGAGCCTTCTGCGCAAACTCGTGAGAGAGGAAGGTGATGATGGCCTCTCCGGTTGGTCGTCCCAGCACGTCAACAAGCATCTGCACATACTCAGGAGGCACCTAAGGGGGTTTAAAGGAAACCGTAAAAAGTCAGCACCACACATAGATTATCCATAACAAGTAGCAAATTCTAATACCATGATCTCCCATCCCGACCCTTCTGTTCTTGGTCAACATTTCGTCTTTTTCAGCTTTTTCTTCCGATACAACAATGTGTAAACGATGACCAAAATGCACTCAATGAAAATTTTCATGATAGATAGCCCCACTCAACCCCCCAAGTATGGATTATATCACTTATTGTTGCGAGCTGTTCGCAATCGACTTTGTGACGTCACCAAAATGGCGGAAGGGCGTGGATAAACTAAGGGACAGGAGTTTGTTCCGGTCTTGACGAGATTGAATAGCTAATTCCCACTGACATTTCTATGTTACAAAGTCCAATAGCATCTTGTCAGTTGGATAAATGATGGATTTCCTAATACCAGAACATTTGTCTCTTTCACAAACGCACGAAAGGGTCCAGACAAGTCGAACTGCTCCTGGCAATTCAATTACAATCTTTCAGGTACACTCTTCGGAACACTTTTAATGGTTACTTTCTACCGTCCTCCTTGAAGCTTATTTTTACAACATgacatttttttacctttatgAAGGCCAACAATGTCGTTTCCATGAAAATATAGTAGTAGATATTGCTACAAGCAAACGTAAGGATAGGGATGCGAGAACACTGCACGCAAGGGATAGAGGGTTAGTGCGAGGGGTAGGCCGGTGCTCAATGTTAATGAAACTCCGTAtacttaccaacctgataacCTCCGAAGAAGTTGACTACGTCAGGGACTCCTGCGTTGTACGGTATCCCTCGCATGCGTAGGACCGGTGAAGGTGGCGGGTAATAGCCCACGCTGGTTGGTGAGACGGGCGGGCTGGGGAAGTAGTACTGCGGGTACATGGCGGGAGGGTAGCCTGCTGCCGCCGCCGCTGCTGCTGCCGCCGCTGCCGCCGAGGTGTAGTAGGGTGAGGTGGCAGCGGCCGGGCTCGGGATCCCCCGCGGGCTCTGCATCATCCCCTGCGGTAGGATGGACATCTGAGGCACCTGGACCTGCGGTGGGTACCCCGGGTACTGGTACTGGTTCGCCGCTGCCACCGCGGCTGCTGCCGCCGCTGCTGCCGGGCCGGATGCCGTGGCTGTAATGACAAAAACATAGAGAACTCGATTGAGAAACAGGCGGCTAAAACATTGGCCCAATGTGCACACAACTCTGTAAAATGTGGACACCTATAAAGCGGTGATAAACTAAAGGGAAAGCACTGTGAAATACCATATAGACTTTGGCACCATGAAAgcaaagatacatacatatgtgGTTATGTTAACGATTGCCTTCACAAGCTTCTGGTCAGTGGCTATTCACTGCACTACCCGGGCACCAGGCTAACCAGGGTCACTGTTTcggttttctttttctttttactttctGTAGCAAATAATGCATTACACAGCTGACCCAACAAACAGCCTGGTAGCCCGAACAGCCCATGCCCTACATTAAATGAAGCAAGCAATGAGAGAAGTGGATCAGGATTGGCCAATCCCGTGCTGTTAACCACCAATCAAAATCCGTCTCCGTGCTGAGtgaacaaccaaccaacaattCCCGGCATTCCACAGTCCACTCTTTTTTTAGAGTGCAGTTTCACTGCAACCGTAACTCCCATCATCCCCCATCCCTACTGGCCAATAACTCACACCTCATTGGTCAGATCTTTCTCCGTGCTACCAATGAAGGCTGCCGTAACATCAGAGGGTGTCAATATGTCTTACACAGTCTCAGGGTGCTTCGAGCTATCGTATTGCGGAGGAGAAAACGGCCCAAAGGCCCCAAAGAACTGTAAACAAAGTGTGGTGGTAGCAAcatcatgtcatttttttgcgTGGTAAATCGTCCCCCGATGAACAGCAACAGCATGCGCCTCCTTCACACCCCAAGCCGGTGACACAAACAGTCTACTACACTCAAGCCTTAGGTCTTATCACCCGCTGAACAAACAGTATGACCATGTCATGCCTTGACCACCAAAATGATAATATAGTACCTCCCTTGCACCACATAACAGTCCCCACAAAAAAACCAATGGTCAAGACcgacatacatacagacagcaCATACCACTGATACCATTCCTCACATTGCTGCTTTGCCGTAGCTTAAAGCTTTCAACATTGAGCATGCAGCTTCCATTTGCATTTGGACACTGGCAGTGTTACCCTGCCCCTATGGAAATGAAACAATAAGTacagttttaaaatcatatGATGAGAAACGGACCCGTCATTTGCTGGCCTAGGTAGTCACACATTTGGGCATCGAGTAGGACTGGTGCTTCTGCCGCATACACGTTAGCTGTACGGTGTGAAAAtaagaaattaaaacatcttcAAGCAGGCAGTTGCCGCAACACTCTTCAACATGGCGACACTGGTCAGATCTTGCGTTGCGAGGatactagtaacgttagataCTAGCACACGTTCGCATGGATATGCTTTAAATTTAAATATGTTCTCAATAAGTTTGTGAACCGTGGTAGGATTataatagatatatatttatttgATACATTACAGGTGTTGGATAAGTTTGATAACAATGTTATCCACTACTAGATTTCTACGGATTATAAAAAGATTAATGCAAATATCAACCAACTTTCAGTTCATTTTCAGCCTTGCACGGTCTTACAATATCTGGGGCTTtataatattgataaaagattGTGTAtatgcataacgttatatatatgtatgtatgtttgcatGAGCATAGCATCCCATCACCAGCTCTATAGCGCTCACACAAGAAACAGCCGCCCACCACAAACACAACTAAAGTTATGCCTAGATAAAAAGGTTATCGTTATTTGCTACTGAAATGACAGAATGAAGCTTTAAGGTTATGGTTAGTTGTTAAACTGCAAGAAAAAATATTCCCTGTTAGTTAGTTGTTAACAGAGCAATTCTACAAAGCGCGCTCATGGGTTAGCTACAGAGGAAACGTATGTTAGTAAAACTACCACTACTAATGAGGGAGTTTTGTCCAGTGTGCGACCCATGCCCAGTGCAGAAGCCTTGTTTTGTGCAGGTGGTACTTACGAGGCGAGACGATGCCGTTCTTGTTCAACTGACCCCCCATCAGGACGAAGTTCATCTCGTCTCCAGAGCACTGGAAGACTTCGATGTAGCGGTCGCCCATGTACTGGCGGTGACACTTCTCGGCGGCCTGTCGGGCGGCCTCAGGGGAGTACATCTGGATAAAGCAGTCGCCGGATGGCTTGCCCTGGAAAATACAGCGTCTTGTTGAATATGGATGGTTCACGCTCAAAGATGCTCACCTTTCTTTGCAACTTGTTCAAAGGAATTCAATATATTGCATTGTTGATAGATACATGAGATTATGATAACTAGAGGAGAACAAATATAGCAGAGAATGTTTAGACATTATAACCAGTAGTACATACGATACACTAAACTCAGCATGTTGATATGCCCATGTACCTCTTAGTAACTCCATTTGTATCCACTTGGTTGCATGTATGTACAGATGTAGAccaccttacgaaagtcgcttttGTTGTTTCAGTTAAGATTACTGTATACAGACACACATGAAGATATATGTACCACCAGCATGGCTGTTTGAAGACATCGATGTCGGCATTTGAAGCGAAATTTGAAGAGGAATAATCTTTAACCACGAAAGGATAGAATAATACAAATTCATCTCCAGTATACTTCATTTTTATGAGAATGAACCGTTCAATAGGAGAGTTGGTGGAAGTCAACCTGGTTCTTTTCGATTTGGATTAGAAATGATACCGGCAACTTTTTATCCTATTAATCTTTCAATAATATATGAAGCTGGCCTATCTCGCCGAGATAAAAGTATACCGACGAAAGTATACCTATCCGTTCCGAACAAAGCCATAAAGGTAAGCGTACGAATATCATATGCTGTATTGCCGCGGGGCATAGTGTAGGACAAGATAATTACCGATGAGTTGAGCACCATATGGATGCCGTGGTCCCGGACATAGACGGCGTATTCTCCAAGGAAGGCTAACACGTCATCATGGGTCGCTTGGTAGGGAAGTCCGCGCATGCGCACGCAGTCGCGGATGGACCCACACGTGATGGCCTGCTGAGGCAGCATGGGAATCATGGTGGGAGTGGTGTGGATGAGGGGACACTGCTGGTAACGGTTCCACACCTATGGACAAAAACATAGAACATTGTCAACGTAGGGCAAAGAACAGTTTCTTCAAATGAATCCAACGTATCAAATTGTTTTTGCTCATGTACACGTCTCGTTAGCAATGTCTCCCAGTTCAATCATGGGCAttgcatctcggttggggctgcacctgtctttcggaagggacgttaAATAGGGGTCGCGTGTAAAAAGTGTTGCCTCGATCGATAACGTTGAAGGTGAAGGGCTCGCAACCCCTCCATGTAAAAGCATACTCTGCTACTGAAACATGTTaacaacaaggaaacttgctggcCTTAGGTGCCACTAAGCACTTCAGGGGTGTGAATGAAGGAACGAACACGTCCGTAGTATTCGAAATTTCTTTGCCCATAACTGTCTGTCGTACGAATTAGATACTCATGTTTGAGTGAGTATGGCATCTCTAATGACCTTGTAGTgacaaagaacaacaaagcaTGTACAGACAACACTGCCTTACACAAATATAGGCCCTGAAATAAAATCCCTCACCGGTTCGCAAAAGAATATTGGACGGGGAAGGACGGAATATTCCTATACAAATAACAGCTGTTTGGCAAGCTAACGGAATTCTATATCGTGGTTTAGCACATCCTGGTTCGGCACGCTATTATATACGTTTGAGCAGCTACGCCTAGTTCGGGCCTGGCGAATACAATCATGGTTGTCTGAACATCTGTGGTAAAACGTTAAACTCGTACTAACATTCTATACTGATACTTATATAGTATGTGAACTCAAaaactttgttgttttgttgcgtACCTGTAATTTgattttattagtttttttatGTAAATTAATTTTTGCAGGTATATTACATGCCCCAACATTCGGTGAATATTCAGTTTTCTATAAGTCATTTTCCACAAAACGTGCGAATGTAAGGTATGTAAGGAATATGACTGAAGCGGACCGATGTAAAATAGTAGCTTTTGCTTccaatttccaaaatcatttgcCGATAAATAAGAATGCCAACTAAAGGAAAAGATCTTTGCTTACGTCACCATACCTCCATTACTTATAGTACCAGCTACTgtttttacagtattttgtccaaagtttagaaaaataaacaaaacgcAAACGACAAACGGTGTTATACTTTAGAGCTGCCTCTTGCACACCTGGTAACGTCACAATAGCGGTCGATCTTGCCTGGGCTGTCAGTTTGAATTACCTAAAGGCCGCGACAATAGACCGTGTTCTCTACACGTCAAAGGGGGGCCGAAAAAGGGCAGGTTCAACTCCACCGACATAACAAAGATCggaacaacaaaaaataaacaaccGGAAAAACACTACATTGTAAACATGGGAAGGTTTCATGGCACGATCATTGCGAATATTGATTGTGGACATAAATACTTCATGGATTCTAAACGGCCAATTACCCTTACATGCACGGAGAATAGAGCTGGGTTGTCTATTGTGTGTGAATGCGGGCTAATTACACCAAGCACTTAACAGAGATAGACAGAAAGCTACCCTTCCACCTAAACCAGTAACTAAAGATGCCGTTCCTTTGGTACAAAATTGTACCTCGGGTGATGAAATATATATACAGGTATAAATAGAGGGTGATGAAATTTTTATCTCGGCTATGTTCACTGCCACGAAACGAACTTCGCCATTTTCGTAACCTTAGGTGGGTTGTTTCAAGTGCTGCTCTGGTATACTATGAAGTCTTTAACGTCAATGCTTTACAAAGAGTAGTTGGAAATAACTCCACCTTGTCTGTTTCACTAGAATTACACGTGTAAAAGCCGTCAAGACACGCATCTCCCTAATTGCGAACATCACATCGAATCAGCGGAGGTCGTATATCCATTCTGGTAACAATGGCACACCTCGGGCCCGAGTAGACCTTTTGGGTCAAACCATCAGTTCGTGTCGTGACAATATGTCTGAAACGGTGTTTGTCTTGGACCGGGAAAACGTTTTGAACAGTTCCCAGAGGCCTATAGAGAAGATGGTGTTGTTTAAGCTAGTAAAAGAAGGCAGTGGCTCGgttgatatttcattttgtgaCCAAAAAGGGGGTGATTTCAAAAGCTATACTTAAAAAAATATCTCGTCGAAAAATACCACAATAATTTTTCCCTATCTACAGATGTTCTGAATCTATATAACAAGCGGAGACGAACTTCTTTTCCTGAAATTTCTCAATAACAGAACCCCCAATATCTCTATCTCAAATGTAGTCTTTGTAGGACTAATaattttacaacaaaaacagtTGTTGTGTAGATAATCTTGCTCTAACTGTGTGGGAAACCCGCACCGATAGCCATTTTTTTCAACCCGCGGTAAACCCTCGCCCTTGTACTCCGTGCACCGGGGATTACGACAAAGGGAATCGGGTCCTCACCTGCTGTACCTCCGCCGCCGTGCTCCTGAACAACTCGATGTACCGCTTGCCCAGGGACTCCTTGTGCTTGGCTAGCGCGAGCTGAGCGTAAGCTTCGGTCTCGAACAACACGAAAGCGTCTCCCGTCGACCGTCCGTTGGCGTACCTCACGAACAAGATCCCCTTTTCTCCACCGGCAACTGGGCAGCTCTGGCCGAAGAAATTCAACTacaggaaacacacacaaacacagttaCTCACACGTAGTGTTGGTACACTGTAATGATATCGACTGGACGTGTTTGCGTTTATATTGATCCACAACCTGTCGTTATGACATTTCCACGCTCCTGATTGGTCCGGGCAGAATTTGAATCTTCGAAAGGTTAAATGACGCTAATTTTCCGTGAGAGGGGTAATGACGACGGTTGTGAGGAAGAAGAGAGGGAGGTCACGTGATGACCCCCGCTCGTTTATCATCATTGAGACCCATTCAATTATTGACACAGGGACACAATGCGCGTGTGCATCATTTAGCAAACTAATCTATAGTCTTTTTCGAGCATGTTTCGAGAAAATTTATCCCTTCAATCTTACTGTAGATTATCTCATTTTCATCGCCTcttatgttgttgtttctcGTATTTTGTGCGATtttattattcttttttttttttcaatttgaaagaTGTAGATGTAGAGAATGTATTCTATATAACGCAGGGTAATTAATTGACACGCGAAGGAGAAATCTTCTTCACCTGTCACCAGGACATTTCGATCAATAAAATAACTCAGCAACTCAGGACGTTGGAATGTACAAAACCAATTTACAGTAATCAATATAAAttcatctgttttatctcaCGGTGTCTAAACCATCTTCCTGGCATTTCTGGTAATTTTTCCTGGCATTTTCTCCTGGAATTTCAGGCGGAAATCTCTCTTTATCTACACTTTATCTATCTACATACATATTTAGCTTCGCTTCTGGATCAAAATAGAAACGTCGTTTTTACGCATTTACTTATGGATATACGGAGTATCTGTTATTGTTTTATACTTCGTATCATGAATCCAATGCAGTTTATATCATTTTCGTTAACGATTTCAATATCTCTACATTTCCATCCGGTGTTTTCCCTTGTGGATGTTGGATTTTTCTCTATTGTTCCGAAATTAAAAGGATTGGATGTCATTCTGTCAGGTGGGACATAGGGCCTCTGACAGACCCATTCAGGGGGGTACTCTGATTGATGTGTCAGAAAAGGTTAATCTGTTATTGCCcctgcatgatatagcactacTGTTTTATTCTAAATCCTTCATAATTTCCCCAGGCCTTTAAACAAGAACAGGAGGTACGCGTGAGAAGTGTTATTAGCTTTCAAAATGTTCAACGAAAACAAAGACAATATATTGAATTTAGAAGTTCCAAACACAACTAAATCGACCACACAACAGCCAACGACACCTTGTTTTCTTGAAGAATGTTTTTCTTAAATAGACCGTTTCGTCTCTTTCAGCTGTCCGAATgttcaacaaaaacataaccaaaatgaaaatatttcaaaatcaatttcaaATTCTCAAAACACAACTAAATCCACTACCAACAAATTGTTTCTTAAATCTTGACAAATTGTTTCTTAAATCGCACGACCACGCactgtacatcaaaatctctTAACGATCGTACTCTTTAAATGTCAATGTaacagaatgaatgaatgacttaaTCGTTAAACCACGCCTTTGTGAAGATGATACAAAAAGGATTGATCTATCGTGTGTTCTGTGAATAGATATACGGATGGCTTTCCTTCACTAAATGCGTCTAAAGGCTGGGTATAATCTAGCTTCATCTTATTCTTTGTTCCGAGATTTCATTCGCATGCAACATAGAATGAAATGCTGTCTGTCATTACTAAAATTCATTACACAGAGGTGACCGGTGGAATTGGCAGAAGTTTGCATTTCTACACAGTTTTCATAAAGACCTTACATCTGAAGTTTCGACATATCAGAACACTTTCTTAGTTTCATCATATTTCcaattttctgtttgttttcaaGAATAATTATGTGAAGAAATCTTCTGATTTATACCATTCTCGACAAGTTTAATACTTCCCTTTTATCGCCTTGACTAAATtatttttattactttattAGGGCAATGACGACGGTAAAAAATTCCCTTAACTATATGTACCTTTGATTTGTCAGTTTTGTTACTACCGACAAGTGttgaaatatcatatcatattgttgcaATATGAATTTTAATAGATAAAGAAAGAAGTAGAAATCTCCACTTACAATATCAGCAGCAGTGGCAGTGTAGGGAAGACCACGCATGCGCACGATGACTTCTGCTGCGCTGTCCCTGAGGAACGCTGTGGCTTCGTTCGCGTTTCCTGGgttgtcaacaaaacaaacaaaattttacaTTCCAATAAATTTCACGAAAAATCAACGTCAATGGAAGGTCAGGAGCACTTTTGATATGTACCAGACCAAAGAAGTCTGTACAAATGACCGCACGAATGTTGTCTGCACTTCAGGGTGCGTGCTGTGCATGAAAATCGGTCAAAAACTGAACAAAAGAGATGTCGTTGTGATTGACAGGCCTGCAGACGATTTTTCAAGGTTCTGTGAGATCTTCTCCTATTCGATGACAATTACAAACAAAAGGTCGACTCAGGTTTCAGGCATAAGGTTATTGACACCGTCTGTCAATTGACACCGTCTGTCAGAATTAAGCCTCCCCCCCAACTCCACAAAATTTCATGGTTCCAATTATAATTAGAACAATCACATTCTCTCAATAGTTTTTTGAGTGGATAAAAATTTGAGACATTTCATCCTTTCTTAAAGATCTGGTCAATGAGTGCGCTTCgattttcattctttgtcaTAGATAATAACCGCCAAACGGCTTGCTTTGATCCAATGTATGATTCACAAATTGTGATGCCCTTCGGACTTAAAGCAGGTCCGACAACTTTTTGTCCCCTGAAGGCCACACCTGTGATTTTTGGTGGCTTCACTGGATAAAAACTGAAGCGTCAGCTTTTGGCAACACCAGTGGAGAGGGCAAGCTAAATCACTCGTACATAAAATCAACCCAGGGTATCAACATAAAATCAATGCTTTCTTTTTATTCCAACATTTGTcaacagtttgaaaaaaatcagttactcaccTCCAGCAACCTTCAAGAAGTCTTCTCCTGTGGCTTTGTAAACCTGAAATCAACACAAAACTAAGTTATTTGAGCTGATGAGGATGTTTTCTTACCTATAATGACGGCTTTTTTCTAGACACTAAATGTAGCGATTGACCCTGTAGTCCAACATACGACAACCAacagaaaaaaactaaaacatTAATTACTTTTATTTTGCTTGACATCATACCAATACAAAATACCTAACACGCATGCAGTACATTTCCGAAACGATAGACTTGTACAGTATACGCAAGTACTAGAGTCTCACACAATACAGCAAAAGTCACTGTAGGAAAGAATGTTGTTTTTGCCCTTACCTCTATATATCTCTGGCCTATGTGGTGCTTATGTCTGAGTAGAGCGAGGTCTCTATGTTCCTTAGAAGCGAACCTAACCAGCGCCTCCCCGTTTCTCCTTCCCTGAGGGTTCAAGCAGACCGCAACTCCTCCTCTGAAAaggggaagacaggtggttggGTTAGCAGGTGGTTCAACATGGCGTGGCATGGTTAACATGCGCACCTAGCGAAATATGTATAAACTGCAGTCTCACGCCTTCACGAACGCTTTATTTGAACGCCACAAGAAAGCCACGCATATCGCCATACGTTATACAATGAAAGGAGGTCCAAATGTTACTAGCACATGATCTTGGTAATTCTATGTGAAAGTATATCTTACGTACATGTTCTCAGATTTGGGGagtatgtactttttttttactgtgtacgtactttttactgtctttgATGATTAAACACATAGCAAGTGAAAGATGAAAATCTGTTCAAGCTTTCTTGAAATGACACTTGTCTCTAATAGGTGCATTTTTCTATGTGAAGATAAATCTGTACAGAATACCAGTGCACAAGTCGTACGTAACACTATACAGGCAATCACCCATGCAAGCACAAGAGCACACCATAAAAGTAATCCTCTTAATCTTACCATCCCTTCTAACCGGAGGCAACCGTCCAAGTTAGTTTGCGTGGGTAAAGAAATTGTCATAACTACATCGTCTCCATACTTTGAGGTAAAGGTTAGTAACACGGCGTAGGCGGACTTCTTTAACATCTTACAACGACTGCTGAAGATATCTATTGTTCAATGATTACTTCTTAAGCCCAAGTAGGTAGTCTATAGTCCTCCTAGCTCGGTTGGTTGAATATGACAATAAACTACAAGACAACGACACCGCTGAACACCTGTCCCATGCTTGCTTA includes:
- the LOC118417730 gene encoding epithelial splicing regulatory protein 1-like isoform X2, with product MMAGSYSNLVVLSCTTAGQAAGDLLGSDESEIVHILWSVVDTTANTVSVPVQSLVVKPDHSELSDEAKSRTGMDEGAVAGGAPIQAVLEQLHQSLTNGVGAPFCLVVDGQQAMRQCLHPETCKKGISLPDYFYAFFDLRREFRKFQSTSPAISSVRDMAQHLGLDVTAVDECQAMCLVIERLIGLGHKFTDPETVDYKYEPGTYQKNELIDDDTILRVRGLPWQSSDQDIARFFRGLNITKGGVAVCLNPQGRRNGEALVRFASKEHRDLALLRHKHHIGQRYIEVYKATGEDFLKVAGGNANEATAFLRDSAAEVIVRMRGLPYTATAADILNFFGQSCPVAGGEKGILFVRYANGRSTGDAFVLFETEAYAQLALAKHKESLGKRYIELFRSTAAEVQQVWNRYQQCPLIHTTPTMIPMLPQQAITCGSIRDCVRMRGLPYQATHDDVLAFLGEYAVYVRDHGIHMVLNSSGKPSGDCFIQMYSPEAARQAAEKCHRQYMGDRYIEVFQCSGDEMNFVLMGGQLNKNGIVSPPTASGPAAAAAAAAVAAANQYQYPGYPPQVQVPQMSILPQGMMQSPRGIPSPAAATSPYYTSAAAAAAAAAAAAGYPPAMYPQYYFPSPPVSPTSVGYYPPPSPVLRMRGIPYNAGVPDVVNFFGGYQVPPEYVQMLVDVLGRPTGEAIITFLSHEFAQKALLEKNRQLLGSQPVELAPLELVPAL
- the LOC118417730 gene encoding epithelial splicing regulatory protein 1-like isoform X1, with amino-acid sequence MMAGSYSNLVVLSCTTAGQAAGDLLGSDESEIVHILWSVVDTTANTVSVPVQSLVVKPDHSELSDEAKSRTGMDEGAVAGGAPIQAVLEQLHQSLTNGVGAPFCLVVDGQQAMRQCLHPETCKKGISLPDYFYAFFDLRREFRKFQSTSPAISSVRDMAQHLGLDVTAVDECQAMCLVIERLIGLGHKFTDPETVDYKYEPGTYQKNELIDDDTILRVRGLPWQSSDQDIARFFRGLNITKGGVAVCLNPQGRRNGEALVRFASKEHRDLALLRHKHHIGQRYIEVYKATGEDFLKVAGGNANEATAFLRDSAAEVIVRMRGLPYTATAADILNFFGQSCPVAGGEKGILFVRYANGRSTGDAFVLFETEAYAQLALAKHKESLGKRYIELFRSTAAEVQQVWNRYQQCPLIHTTPTMIPMLPQQAITCGSIRDCVRMRGLPYQATHDDVLAFLGEYAVYVRDHGIHMVLNSSGKPSGDCFIQMYSPEAARQAAEKCHRQYMGDRYIEVFQCSGDEMNFVLMGGQLNKNGIVSPPNVYAAEAPVLLDAQMCDYLGQQMTATASGPAAAAAAAAVAAANQYQYPGYPPQVQVPQMSILPQGMMQSPRGIPSPAAATSPYYTSAAAAAAAAAAAAGYPPAMYPQYYFPSPPVSPTSVGYYPPPSPVLRMRGIPYNAGVPDVVNFFGGYQVPPEYVQMLVDVLGRPTGEAIITFLSHEFAQKALLEKNRQLLGSQPVELAPLELVPAL
- the LOC118417730 gene encoding epithelial splicing regulatory protein 1-like isoform X3 encodes the protein MMAGSYSNLVVLSCTTAGQAAGDLLGSDESEIVHILWSVVDTTANTVSVPVQSLVVKPDHSELSDEAKSRTGMDEGAVAGGAPIQAVLEQLHQSLTNGVGAPFCLVVDGQQAMRQCLHPETCKKGISLPDYFYAFFDLRREFRKFQSTSPAISSVRDMAQHLGLDVTAVDECQAMCLVIERLIGLGHKFTDPETVDYKYEPGTYQKNELIDDDTILRVRGLPWQSSDQDIARFFRGLNITKGGVAVCLNPQGRRNGEALVRFASKEHRDLALLRHKHHIGQRYIEVYKATGEDFLKVAGGNANEATAFLRDSAAEVIVRMRGLPYTATAADILNFFGQSCPVAGGEKGILFVRYANGRSTGDAFVLFETEAYAQLALAKHKESLGKRYIELFRSTAAEVQQVWNRYQQCPLIHTTPTMIPMLPQQAITCGSIRDCVRMRGLPYQATHDDVLAFLGEYAVYVRDHGIHMVLNSSGKPSGDCFIQMYSPEAARQAAEKCHRQYMGDRYIEVFQCSGDEMNFVLMGGQLNKNGIVSPPNVYAAEAPVLLDAQMCDYLGQQMTATASGPAAAAAAAAVAAANQYQYPGYPPQVQVPQMSILPQGMMQSPRGIPSPAAATSPYYTSAAAAAAAAAAAAGYPPAMYPQYYFPSPPVSPTSVGYYPPPSPVLRMRGIPYNAGVPDVVNFFGGYQVGAS